A stretch of DNA from Raphanus sativus cultivar WK10039 unplaced genomic scaffold, ASM80110v3 Scaffold3110, whole genome shotgun sequence:
CTTCCTCAAATGTTCAACAAACTTCATTAGATGGTCTcgatattaaaaaattgttttgaaactCATCAAATTTCACATATTCTGAGACCTTGAGAACTATTCAATATATGGAGAGCTTCAcaaagaacatttataaatttaattgaaaatagTCGAAGTTactcaaatgaaaaaaattaaatatgtttagGTTGTGTTTCACTATtctattttatgtaataaagtatcatattttattattgttatgtAGCTTgtttaatacattttttatatttacatatgatgttttttttgaatgaatgttaaatttattcaaaaaaagcTTTTATTGTTGTGCTTAATTTTTACTATAAGAGAAACCCCAAAGCTCCTCTACCCCCCTTATAAAAGAAACTCAAAGCTATTTACATTCTAGTATGGAACCAAAATTGCATCAGCTTCTCCATCCCTTTGATCCCCTTCTTCTCCACCAAAGCGATCTTGTTTCGGATCCCTTTATCAACCATCCTTTTAATCACTGGTAATGGCAACAATTTATCACCACGCATAATCTTGTTTCACTCTCTCCAAACTGCATAGAGGACTGCTTGAAACGAGTATCGAATGCAAAAAAggctcatcttctccttggtgTTATCCGAAATGAGTAGCAAGATTTCAGATCAGTACTTAGTATAAGAATTTCTCAAGATACCTTTTACAATATGCTCCCAAATCTGGCTTGAGTAGTCACAAGAAAAAACAGGTGACTTCTTGTTTTAGCAGCACTACGACAGAGAACACACGTAGTGTCAACACCTTGCCTCCATCTAGAAATTCTGTCCAAGGTTGACATACGATCTCTAATCAACAACCAAGCCATAAAAGCAAATTTCAGAGTAGATTGCGGGAACCAAACACCTCGAGACCAAGAGCATTGTGTTCTGCTTTCTCTCAACAATAACTAGGTTTCGTTCGACGAGAAACTCTGTTTGTATCCAGAACTCCGCCTTCAAAGACTACTGTCTTCATTCAACGGATTGAGCTTCTCCCTAACAATATTTATCTCAGTTTCAATATCATTAAGCAACCCCATACGAtgcctccgcctcctcctcaTACTCACTGCTTCCTCAAGAGTAGCTTCCTTGCTAACTCCCATGTCGATGAAACCTCGAGCACCCAGTAGATCGAAGAGAATCCCTTTAACCGACcacttatcaaaccagaatgaTATGTGCCTTACATTACCCAATTCCTTCTTAAAGAACGTTTTTGCTACTTCTCTCAATTTTAGCATTTTACGCCACATCCATGATCCATTTTGAGCTATAGAGTTTACTTCCCAAAAATTCTTCTCCTTAAGCAGATTTGCTTTGATCCACTTGCCCCACAACGAGTCACCAGTTAACATCCTCCAAATAagctttcattttaaatttgcAGGATTTTCGTCTATGTTAGCTGCAATTGCAAATCATTCATACCTTAAGTTAGAAAAGGAGAATATTGAAATGAGCGATTTACAAAATGAACCGTTTGCAGAGTTAATAATCAATGCGATAATTTCAAAAAGCGCCCGTGCAACTGAGGGAGGGTTGGAATGGATAAATATTTGTTGTCAACTACAACTAGATGATGATGCACTGGGATGTTTCAACACATTATGTGATACACTACAGAGATATATGGTCTGTAACCAACATTAAATCTAAGCATTGAAGGAAGTATGGCTAGGCCTGAGAATATTAGTTAAAGACCGCGGGGATCGGCCTGTTAGGCCCGCGGCTGGGCTGGTGCggatatccaaaattataaaCTTTCAAATTACCGGGTTATGCGGATCGATGGTTTGATATAGCGGGGTGGATGCGGATAGTTGTTTTTTTCGAAGCGGGTGCCCGCTAACCCGCATATGGAGAGATGAGATATAAAGTGTGTGCAGTTTTAATGTTATACCAATTAGAGTGCGTGTTGTTTTTGTGCTGACTCCTCTTGAGAGTGATGTgctatttaaatgtttttggtAAACGTGTTTGTCATCTTACATATAATCCATAAAAACACCTAAGTTTCATAACCCTAGCACACTTTTCTTTTCACGTCGTAAGCTCATCTCTTTCAATTGACAAAGCAACCCTCTCAGTCTCTGCAAATCAGAAACCACTGAGTTTCTCAGTGCAAATCagaaaccacaaactcatacTTCTCAGAGCTTGACTCTGCCGCACCTACGGATCGAGAACAAGCATTTTTTGGcttcttaaactttttttttgcggATAACCTGCTTGATTGATGCGGGGAGGGGTGCGGTTATCTAAATTCAGTCGTGCATGTATATTTTCGAGTGAAAAAATGAGCTTAACCCGCGGTGGGGCGGGGCGGATCCAACCTGCTTCCCAGGCCTAAGTATGGCTATGTTTATATGAATATGTGGGCATAACGAAGTTCAAATAGATGTTGGTTTGAGATTTGACAGATATCAAGAGACAATTCAACGAAAAATTATGCAAGTTCTTATGAAAACTGAACGTTTGATATGAAATTATATCATAACAACAAAAATGCAAGAGTTATACCAAATTCTACAACGACTGCAACCAGATCGAACATATTATTTGCATTTCAGCGGACTCATGTATGCGTAAAAGTAAAGCACGAGTTACAAGGAATGAATTGGAATCAACATGACAATGTATCCTTGAACATCATGGCATATGTGACTTGAATGTGTTATTCACATATATAGAGAATAGAGCCCCATGATCATGTCACAATACAACTGTTTTGCCAATGGCACATCAAagcaattatgatttttttttgcctcCACTAGAAAAGATTATCTCTCATTGATTATGGATACCCATACGGCCATACCATATGTCTCATTTCAACTACGTTCCCACTCCAAAGAATAAATAGAACTAATCAATAGTTATGATATGTCTTTGCGTTCTATAATTGAAAGGACATTTGGAGTGCGgaagaaaaaatagagaatcttttaaaaatttcaagataTAGTATTCACATACAAAAGATAATGGTTATGGAAATAGTAAGattactaattttaaataaatctcaaACTTTTCaggtaaatatttttaatgtaatgtCAGACACTAAAATaaacaacatatattttaaatatgacatgaGTGGTATGAAAACAACCAAGATAACAGGCGGAACAGATTGCACAAATAAGAGAtaactagatgataatccgaGCGCATGCGTGGAGTGAGTTTTTTATACTAATGTTTATTCATTAAATGATTTTAACATTTTGAAAGACTACAATCTTTATCAATTGTAAAATGACGAATACAAATGTTGGTTTCTTAAATGTATCATCGTTGTTGAAGAGATAACGTATTACaactaatttatattattaaaactcaagtacaaatTATGTTTGTTTGTAAACATGAATAGCAGTTTTCAAAagagatttgtttggaaacatgaatatcatttttaaaaagaggtttgtttggaaatatgtattaacatttttttttgaaaagatttgtttggaaacatgaatagcagtTTAAATGTgatttatttggaaacatgaatagcagtataaaaaatataatgttgtttggaaacatggatagcaatatatttaaaaagtaaagAAATTATGTTATCTAGTGCTGATTGGGTGAGGAAGCATCTAGTGCGCCAAGAGTCATTTTGGGACATCAGAGATACCGGCCTGGGATCCTGGGTTTGGCGAAAACTGCTGCAACTGAGGCCTATTGCAAAACAGTTTGTCAGTTTGAAATTCATAATGGACAGGCTGTTCGGTTCTGGACGGATCTATGGCACCCTTTGGGTAGGTTGATTGAGGTTGTAGGGGAAATTGGAACTCAGAAACTGGGAATAGCAAGAACAGCTCTGGTTTGTGAAGTGTGGAATGAAGGTTGCTGGGCATTTCGTAGGTGCCGTGACAGTCAAATGAGAAGTCTTATCCAAGCAATCGAAAATTTTGCTTTACCTGATGATCGCACTGGTCCTGATGTGATCCTTTGGAAGCGGCAGACAAATGAGTTTGGTAAGGTTTTCTCCACCGCTGAAGCTTGGCAGATGATCCATCTCCAATATCCTACTTTTTCATGGAGTAAAGTGATCGGGTTTCCCTTAGGCGTTCCACGGTTTGCTTTTATATCTTGGCTTGCAATAAGGAATAGGCTATCTACGGGGGACCGTATGCGTGCTTGGGGTCAGGTTCAAGGCTGTTTATTCTGCGGGGAGCCTAATGAATCTAGGGACCATCTGTTCTTCGCTTGCCCCTACACTTATACACTTTGGCTTGAGGTAGTTGGTACGTTATTGGGTCGACCTCCTGATCCAGATTGGGAAATCACTCTTCAACAACTAGCTACACACAGATTTGATCGTCTATCTTATATTCTGCTGCGATTGGTCTTTCAAGctacaatttatattatttggagAGAGAGGAACGATAGGAGGCACCACAAGAAGCCACGACAAGTCAATCAATTGGCAAAGGTTATAGGGAAAACGGTGAGATATTGTATACTGTCAACAAAATATTGGGAGAAGCCGAACTTGCGAGGGCTGATGCAACTTTGGTTCTCTACACACTCTTAGGCCATAGCATATTGTTTTATCTTTTGTACATAACTATTCTTTTCGGTtgatgatcaataaatttaacatttcatcaaaaaaaaattatgttattaagaaaacttggaaatccattatattatTAGAAACTATATAATTGGgccaactttaaaatatacgaaaataaGATAATCTAATTGCCTAAAAcatcttttatctaaaataatcataatgttttaaaaactttatatacatatttcaaatcaaaataataatttaaagttaatttatatcaaaaattgcttcaaaaatataaatatattcaaaaagttatttttactaaaatattttccaataaccattatttaagaaatgttttcaatatttatcagaaaaaatacaatacaaagttcATAtccatataccaacttaaattatggtttttgtaTTTCACttgatgttttaaaaatataatatatgtgactATTTATATGATCTTATCTATAAAatagtattaattatatgattacttatataatggtacatataaaatacaattaattatatgaaacacatatataacatatagtagtgactaggggtgggcgttcgggtacccattcagGTTCGTTTCAGGGCTGTTTGGGTTTCGGTTTTCCGAGGTAAAATATTTCAGCtctattcggatatttataaatttcggTTCGAATTCGATTCAGATATTTACCAATCCAGTTTAGGTtcggataatccatttaaattatttttaaaattttaaaattctttatatgctttaaatttctcaaaatctataaacaaaataagatattacatataaatttgaataacatatgtcagaatagctaaacttaacatataaattggattggtttaaatatttggatacataatcaataattattttaaatatttggtgttttgagtagaGCTAGGAATTTTAATCAAAGCCCGCGGGCCCCGTCCCGTTTGACCAGCTGCAGGGCGGATGCGGGTCGAtcgatttaaaaaatttcatttgCGGGTGCGGGTTGAGATTAATTTAAGCAGGACAGGTGCGGATCAGCTAAATATGAGTTGCGGGTACCCACCAACTcgcaaatttaaaaaaaaaataagattttgtttaaaaaaaaactgttttttcaaaaaatatttattttcgtaaaaatataaaaatataaaaatatttatataattttaattataaatttattattttagtaattatttttaaaaataattaatatacaattaaaataattatttttaacataattattattatccGCAGTCAGACGTTTTACCCGCGGGTTTTGGCGGGACGGGTATAAGATTTTTAGTTTTCGGGTTATGCGggtcaaaattttgaatcaaaaaatGATTCGACCAGCGGGTCCGCGGGGCCGGTCGGGCAGGTTGACCCGCAAACCCATCACTACTTTGAATATACTTaacaattttagatatttacttttgactatttgtatatattttcaagtatttaaactaacttaaaagt
This window harbors:
- the LOC108833863 gene encoding uncharacterized protein LOC108833863, whose protein sequence is MLSSADWVRKHLVRQESFWDIRDTGLGSWAVRFWTDLWHPLGRLIEVVGEIGTQKLGIARTALVCEVWNEGCWAFRRCRDSQMRSLIQAIENFALPDDRTGPDVILWKRQTNEFGKVFSTAEAWQMIHLQYPTFSWSKVIGFPLGVPRFAFISWLAIRNRLSTGDRMRAWGQVQGCLFCGEPNESRDHLFFACPYTYTLWLEVV